The Phoenix dactylifera cultivar Barhee BC4 chromosome 12, palm_55x_up_171113_PBpolish2nd_filt_p, whole genome shotgun sequence genome includes the window TTTCGatctggctatgttgaggatcCCGCCAATGAGGGATAATACGTTGGCACATGATTTGTCCTGAGGTTGTGTCCAAGATGATGAGTGACATACCGCAAGCAGATACACGATCCTAAAGAACTTTGCTGCAAGATGATGCCCAACTCGCCGTAAGAAAATTAGCCAGTgttatgaccctgccacagagAAGATGTGGTCATAGCTCAAGATTGataagatgaattgaatatttgaaagaatttgaatcTATGaactaaaatttaatattttaagaaagatttgattCGTATATTAGTACGGTATATATACTTATTTTCTACAAATTATTATTCAAttgtttgaactttgaattGTCTAGCTAAAGTGATCATTGCTTACTGagttgtctagctcattatatgatttcttattattttacagATTTAGAGAACTAGCTTGATCGGGGTTTTCAatatgggagagcgactagcaGAATTTTGGCACATATTATCTTAGATTAAAGTTCATTTAAATTGATGTATTACCTTAGAATAATATTAGAATTGTGTGATATTTAAATATTGAGTTAGTTATTGAAATAAAAGTttgcatatttttatttaaggTTGTTCTGCTGTATGTTTATGATATCATATTGAGATGTCCTGCATGCTTGTAGGGAGGGTTCCCTATGAGTATGCGATGGTTGACACAACCCTCAGTTCATGAATTGGGGTTGGGGACATGACAAACGTGCTTCCATATTAGTTCATTGCAGTATCATAACCACTTTGTCCATGACCAGTTTTATTGGAGTCTCAACCTATATAACGACCAGGCACTGTTGATACTCTATTTTGTCTTATCCTCCAAGAGTTTCTTGAGGCTTTCCTTATTCATGTTATATGTATTTTACTTCTTGTAAAGTTTCTAGTAAGGAAAGCCACAATTGTATTGCTCCATCATTCTTAACAAAACATGTGGCTTGGTTGGTCTTCTTTGCCGAAGCACCATGGAGGCACTCTTCTGACCATACTCAAATTCTGATGATTAAATTACTTTGACTGATGCCTTAGCTGGTCACACTGGGCATCATCATGTTGCATGTCTTGCATAGTGTGCTTGATTATATGTGAGAGTATCAAATTTGTATATATATCTGAGGATGACTTGGTAGGAAGAGGTGCTTGCATTAGTGTTGGACAGTTAGAACTTGggaaaaaggagaggaagaCCTAAACCATCACACATGAATGTTATGAGACTTGTTATACCAGGGGCCTTAACATTAGAGGAGTTAAATGCAAAGAAGGATTCATATAACAAAACCCAAAAAATTAGGACAGAGCTTGTTGTTGCAGATTGATGGTTGTTATATGGTGTTTATTGGTTCAATTGATATAATGTGTGCGGTAGTTTGCTTCAGGAACATATATTTCAGGCTAAAGATAAATATGCAATATGGCATTTCTAATTTCAGATTGGAGAAGGGAATAATTTGAACAAAGTCATTTAAATTTAGCATATCTAATTACTTACATATCTAGCCTTTGATAACTCAAATGGGATAGGGTTTCTTTTTTATAGTTACTGATATACTAAAGTTTATGTAGTCAAAAATAGTTATGGTAAGCACCAATATGGCATATGCAATAATGGGGAAccaaaaaattttccttgctggtTTCCCAAACCTATATAAGCAAGTAAGCCATAAATGCCTGATCTTCTCAACTAAGATTTATGCGAGAGGTTGGTTCTTGAATGCTTGCTGAGTTTTTGGAGAATTCTGTACCCTATATTTTTATAACTTGATTATAAGGCGAggattattttcaaaatcaaaaagTTTGATGTAGTTCCTTGAGCGGGGATACTTGGGAGTATGTTAGAAACTTGGAAATTGGAAATATAATATACATACTAAGGTTTCGATGTAAAGCATCTGAGTAAAGATTCAtgtattaagttttttttttttagtcccCCTCttactcttcttttttctttttaaaaaaaacatccttccttaacttgggtgtgatttgtttaagttttcCTGCTTCATTTTGAAGAACATGTTCATCTCAATTTTAGGCTGCTTTTGAAGGCTTTCAGGATTCGatcttttttcttgatttaaagcttttgattatattggatATTTTATATGAGTCAAGGGCTATAGAGGGCAGCTCTTGGCACAAGGATAAGGGTGCTCCTTCATGATCTGGGTGACACCAGTTGAAACATGGAAACAACTTCTCTGTGCATGGGGGTAAGGCTGCATATATCAAACTCTCTCCAGACCCTGTAGTGGCAGTAGCCTTGTGCATTGGGACAccctttattttttatatgagaCAAGGGTTGAAGTGCTGGTTTGTACCAGTCCTCACTAGCTGTATCATCGAAAACTGGTATTTGGTATGCCCCTCGGTACCATATCATATCAACATATGATAGTTGGTGTAGCCTTTTATTTTGCTGGCATCCAGTACCATGTTGGTACCCAACAGAGATACAGGTACCAGGACCATACCAGTACTCAAGCTCTTGATATGAGGCGTGTGTTCGTTAGACGAAAAATGATCAAAATTGGAAACATAGAGGATGATAAGCCGAGAGAAAATTCTGTAGGAGTAGAACCTCTAATTATATGATATCAGAGAACTTTTGGATTAGCACCACATAACCAAACATATAAATCTGTAAAAGCATAATTTgttatttcaaatttaaaaagcACATAACTTTATGAATTGTTATGATCTTTAATTATGTCCAAACACGCTTATCGTTTCTAACATATAAAAGTTGTTATTCAAATAAAACTTTGCAATTTTTGAAAGAATAGTAAAAGTTTTATTAATCTGCaatctttggatatcatcaGCAAATCAGCAACCAGAGCATAAAAGTTCCTTGATAGCCTCAGTTATGCTCTCCAAGATGGTTAAAGAGCTTTTTAATGTTAGCAAGCATGAAATTCTGCATCTATTTGAATATGTGTTCGTCATAATTATTCTTGTTGCCTTTCACAGAATTGCAATAGTTAAATTTGAAtatgagttgaaatattttataatgttCCTGGTGTCACCTTTCCAGGATTTTGCAGCACCTTGAAAATGAATATGATACTCTAAAAGAAGATCATAAAAGCTTGGTATGTTAACAATCTCTCAGTATTAAAATGTTTGGGATGTAATATTCAGATCATGATAGCATCTGGTTTCAGGAGGAGACAGTTTTAGCACCTACAGAatcaaaggcatcttttcagaggaagcataacttaagAAAAAGAGAGGTGAAACAGGGAATCAAGAGGCTGGAAAAATTGATGAATTCCATTTCTAGTTTACTTTCTGCTCTTCAAGAGGCACTTGATGAAATGCCTAACATCCAGGGAGTTACTATGGTTCTTGGAGCAAGTCCTCTACGACCTCAACATGTTTACCAGATGTTATTTTTCCATGGGAAATTTGATTCTGGAAGTGCAAAGGACAGCACCAAAAGTAAAGTTGCTGACGCTCTTGCAAGAAAGGTTGATTTCTCTTACTGCGATATTCTCTGTTCCATCATGGAAAATGGTTTTCCCTTATGTTAACTTTGAACTATGAACAGGCTATTCGGGCCCTAATAACAAGTGGTGCAGGAAGTTCTTCCTAtgcaggttttttttttggtgacatGTCATTTTTATTTAATGCAAAAGATTAATCAAACTCTGTTTTGAAAAGTTTTTATTATTTGTAGGCCCATCTAAATTGTTCTTGCTGGTCAAAAGTTCGAATACCTTCAACTTACCCCTGTATTTCCTGCCCAAGCGTGATTTCCGATACAGCAAGAAGGTATTATTGTTTACAAGACAATTTCTTGTGTTCTAGCATTTCTATGCTCACGTTCTCTCATAGTTGTGCATCTATAGAAGTTTCCTCATTCTGTAGCAACATTACAGATTGCACCATTCAACTTGAATATAAAGTGTAAGATTCCAGATCAAGTCATCAATGATTCACAACATACTTCAAAGGTTGCTAGTTCCCCTTGCCTCTCAGATTCCAGTCTGAATGATGCCATCTGGTATTTATCTCACTTGTGACTTTCAATTATTGTTGCAT containing:
- the LOC103719697 gene encoding uncharacterized protein LOC103719697 isoform X2, giving the protein MESSGEGGGVGLRFTEIETAADGLGRSEIFHIVKEILGFVLYMHQQIPSILQHLENEYDTLKEDHKSLEETVLAPTESKASFQRKHNLRKREVKQGIKRLEKLMNSISSLLSALQEALDEMPNIQGVTMVLGASPLRPQHVYQMLFFHGKFDSGSAKDSTKSKVADALARKAIRALITSGAGSSSYAGPSKLFLLVKSSNTFNLPLYFLPKRDFRYSKKIAPFNLNIKCKIPDQVINDSQHTSKVASSPCLSDSSLNDAIWFQCRHIIKGLACKTPIEC
- the LOC103719697 gene encoding uncharacterized protein LOC103719697 isoform X3; protein product: MESSGEGGGVGLRFTEIETAADGLGRSEIFHIVKEILGFVLYMHQQIPSILQHLENEYDTLKEDHKSLEETVLAPTESKASFQRKHNLRKREGVTMVLGASPLRPQHVYQMLFFHGKFDSGSAKDSTKSKVADALARKAIRALITSGAGSSSYAGPSKLFLLVKSSNTFNLPLYFLPKRDFRYSKKIAPFNLNIKCKIPDQVINDSQHTSKVASSPCLSDSSLNDAICFKLRLKFRFSNHRKQGCYNFLW
- the LOC103719697 gene encoding uncharacterized protein LOC103719697 isoform X1, yielding MESSGEGGGVGLRFTEIETAADGLGRSEIFHIVKEILGFVLYMHQQIPSILQHLENEYDTLKEDHKSLEETVLAPTESKASFQRKHNLRKREVKQGIKRLEKLMNSISSLLSALQEALDEMPNIQGVTMVLGASPLRPQHVYQMLFFHGKFDSGSAKDSTKSKVADALARKAIRALITSGAGSSSYAGPSKLFLLVKSSNTFNLPLYFLPKRDFRYSKKIAPFNLNIKCKIPDQVINDSQHTSKVASSPCLSDSSLNDAICFKLRLKFRFSNHRKQGCYNFLW